In Virgibacillus sp. NKC19-16, a single genomic region encodes these proteins:
- the pepF gene encoding oligoendopeptidase F, whose protein sequence is MAKTSKELPKRSELPEESTWDLEAIFATDEKWEEELKKLKADIPEIEKYQGKLSESAQNLYGLFQLQDELSMRLGKLFTYAHMRYDQDTTNSFYQALNAKAENVLTLASSSMSFIVPEILEMDEATIKGFLEEKQELQAYQKTLDEINRQRPHILSQREEALLAEASEPLSNAAQTFSMLNNADLSFPSITNDDGEEVDLTQGRYIGFLESENRDVRKEAFKAMYDTYGEFINTFASTLSGNLKTNNFNAKIRNYASAREAALDDNHIPEQVYDNLVEAVNEKLPLLHRYVALRKKVLELDDVHMYDMYTPLVKDVDMKIPYEKAQQYVLEGLAPLGDEYVDIVKEGYENRWIDVEENKGKRSGAYSSGTYGTNPYILLNWQDSLNDTFTLAHELGHSVHSYYSRKTQDFRYGNYSIFVAEVASTTNEALLNDYLLKNLDDEKQKLYLLNHYLEGFRGTVFRQTMFAEFEHDIHKRLQDGQALTAEKLTEIYYDLNKKYFGDDVVSDEEIGLEWARIPHFYMNYYVYQYATGYSAATSLANQILSGKDGAVDRYINFLKAGSSEYPIEILKKAGVDMTSKQPILDAMDVFEEKLNELEILLLK, encoded by the coding sequence TTGGCTAAAACGTCAAAGGAATTACCAAAACGCAGTGAATTACCTGAAGAATCCACATGGGACTTAGAGGCTATTTTTGCAACAGATGAAAAGTGGGAAGAAGAGTTAAAGAAACTGAAGGCGGATATTCCGGAAATTGAGAAATATCAAGGAAAGCTTTCTGAATCAGCTCAGAACTTGTACGGGCTGTTTCAGCTGCAGGATGAGCTTTCAATGCGGCTTGGGAAGCTGTTTACATATGCGCATATGCGTTATGATCAGGATACAACAAATTCATTTTACCAAGCACTTAACGCAAAAGCTGAGAATGTGCTGACACTAGCTTCCAGTTCGATGAGCTTTATTGTACCGGAAATACTTGAGATGGATGAGGCGACAATAAAAGGTTTTCTTGAAGAAAAGCAGGAATTACAAGCATACCAAAAGACGTTGGATGAAATTAATCGTCAGCGCCCCCATATATTAAGCCAGCGTGAAGAGGCATTACTGGCAGAAGCATCCGAGCCGTTGTCAAACGCGGCGCAAACGTTCAGCATGCTCAATAATGCTGATCTAAGCTTCCCATCCATTACAAATGATGATGGGGAAGAGGTCGACTTGACGCAGGGGAGATATATTGGATTTCTGGAATCAGAAAATCGTGATGTTCGTAAGGAAGCTTTTAAGGCAATGTATGATACGTATGGAGAATTTATCAATACATTTGCCTCCACCCTAAGTGGTAATTTGAAGACGAATAATTTTAATGCTAAAATCCGTAATTATGCATCAGCTAGAGAAGCAGCACTTGATGATAATCATATCCCAGAACAAGTGTATGATAATCTGGTTGAGGCTGTTAATGAAAAATTACCATTGCTTCACCGCTACGTGGCATTGCGGAAAAAGGTGTTAGAGTTGGATGACGTGCATATGTATGACATGTATACACCACTTGTCAAGGATGTCGATATGAAAATACCTTATGAAAAAGCACAGCAATATGTGCTGGAAGGTTTAGCCCCCCTTGGAGATGAATATGTGGACATTGTAAAAGAGGGCTATGAAAATCGCTGGATTGATGTTGAAGAGAATAAAGGGAAGCGCAGTGGTGCCTATTCATCAGGAACATACGGGACAAATCCATACATTCTGTTGAACTGGCAGGACAGTTTGAATGACACGTTTACCCTAGCACATGAGCTCGGACATTCTGTGCATAGCTATTATTCGAGAAAAACGCAGGACTTCCGTTATGGAAATTACTCGATTTTTGTAGCAGAGGTGGCGTCAACAACTAATGAGGCTTTGTTAAATGACTATCTGTTAAAGAATCTTGATGATGAGAAACAGAAGCTCTATTTGCTCAATCATTATCTAGAGGGCTTTCGTGGTACCGTATTCCGTCAAACCATGTTTGCTGAATTTGAGCATGATATTCATAAACGCTTGCAGGACGGGCAAGCGCTAACTGCGGAAAAACTAACGGAAATTTACTACGACTTAAATAAAAAATACTTCGGTGATGATGTTGTCTCAGATGAAGAAATTGGCTTGGAATGGGCAAGAATCCCACATTTTTATATGAATTATTATGTGTATCAATATGCAACAGGGTATTCGGCTGCAACATCGCTTGCGAATCAAATACTTTCAGGAAAAGATGGTGCAGTAGACCGTTATATTAACTTCTTGAAAGCAGGAAGTAGTGAATATCCAATTGAAATATTGAAGAAAGCCGGTGTGGATATGACATCTAAACAGCCGATTTTAGATGCCATGGATGTCTTTGAGGAAAAGCTAAACGAGTTGGAAATATTACTGCTAAAATAA
- a CDS encoding ClpXP adapter SpxH family protein, translating into MSWNQTGLRSSKQTNTSANYSFFDFVQKPIEIYVFVDPLCPECWSLEPYLKKLSIEYGRFFTIRPIVSGQLNTLNKDPFDKPRKLRAIWEKTAKRTGMSCDGDLWIENPVSFPWIASLAIKAAELQGKKSGRIFLRRVQENLFLKKQNISEEDVLFQCAREAKLDINEFKEDLYSDSAKKALQLDLKLTKEMEVDYIPTIVFFNQIVEQEGIKISGLYPYDIYVLVLAEMLQKEPIPSEKPPLEDFLSFYGVVGNKEISVVYDWTVAKTEKEMKKLQLTQKVERIPVKYGSFWKYIR; encoded by the coding sequence GTGAGTTGGAATCAAACTGGGCTCAGAAGCTCAAAACAGACAAACACATCGGCTAATTACAGCTTTTTTGATTTTGTACAAAAGCCCATTGAGATTTATGTCTTTGTTGATCCTCTTTGCCCGGAATGCTGGTCTTTAGAACCATACTTAAAAAAACTGTCAATTGAATATGGGAGATTTTTCACAATTCGCCCAATCGTAAGCGGACAATTAAATACGCTAAATAAAGATCCATTTGATAAGCCAAGAAAGCTAAGGGCAATATGGGAAAAAACGGCGAAACGAACCGGTATGAGCTGTGATGGTGATTTATGGATCGAAAACCCTGTTTCTTTTCCATGGATTGCATCATTGGCAATAAAGGCTGCAGAGCTTCAAGGGAAAAAGTCTGGGAGAATTTTTCTCCGCAGAGTACAGGAAAACTTATTCCTTAAGAAACAGAATATATCTGAAGAAGATGTTTTATTCCAATGCGCAAGGGAAGCTAAACTGGATATAAATGAATTTAAGGAAGATTTATATTCAGACTCAGCCAAAAAAGCACTACAGCTTGATTTGAAATTAACAAAAGAAATGGAAGTAGACTATATTCCAACCATTGTCTTCTTCAATCAAATCGTTGAGCAAGAAGGTATTAAAATATCCGGACTTTATCCATATGACATTTATGTGCTTGTTTTAGCAGAAATGCTGCAAAAAGAGCCTATCCCTTCTGAAAAACCGCCATTGGAGGACTTCCTATCCTTTTACGGTGTTGTTGGCAACAAGGAGATTTCGGTCGTCTATGACTGGACAGTTGCAAAAACAGAAAAAGAAATGAAAAAACTGCAATTAACACAAAAAGTAGAAAGAATTCCTGTAAAGTATGGGTCTTTCTGGAAATATATCAGGTGA